The following are from one region of the Sulfurimicrobium lacus genome:
- a CDS encoding bifunctional diguanylate cyclase/phosphodiesterase: MPTQPTETGARLALIRILPWAILCLGLALTYVLQDATRHAARQSRQDEFNFRVDEIVGNINKRMHNYEQVLSGAAGLFAASQPVGRGEFRAYVSALKLAGKYPGIQGVGFALLVPPGDKGRHVEQIRQEGFPGYNIRPEGDRDIYTPIVFLEPFDWRNQRAFGYDMFAQPTRRAAMAQARDESSTIISGKVKLLQETEKDSQPGFLMYVPVYRNHAPIETPEQRRANLVGWVYAPFRMNDLMKGILGQHFGEIKQSFDLEIHDGDAAVPDKLMYDSEKSADKAAAAFKVTKSISLFGHDWTVTVYSMPAFDAQVKSEKALIIALSGSAGSVLLALVVWLLVTARASALVVAEDMTRALHLLSDCNMTLVQAEDEHKLLAEICRLIVERGGYLMAWVGYAEQDEARTVRPIAEFGFEDGYLDTVDITWADSERGQGPTGTSIRNGRTEINQNVLINPRMAPWREAAIKRGYQSSISLPLVNEGKVLGALAIYARAPLAFNPEEVRLLEELAGDLAFGIVTLRTRTERAAAEARASFLAHYDPLTHLPNHLLLRDRFAQALAISEHEQSGLALLYLDMDNFQQVNDSLGHDVGDQLLVKAVERLQHCLRDTDTISRQSGDEFTILLSSIGDFSAVARIAGNILNAFAEPISIGEHVLNTSFSIGISLMPNDGLDFDTLLKKADTAVYHAKGAGRNTYRFFTRKMNEGALEQIRLQGQLHSAVKNQEFLLHYQPQIDIGSGRIVGAEALVRWQHPLDGLVSPARFIPLAEDSGHIIQIGEWVLNEACRQARAWQDLGLDPVVMAVNLSALQFKRGNVLEMTKAALLRSGLAPAHLELELTESILLQDVETTMQTLDSLKALGVRLSIDDFGTGYSSLSYLKRLAVDKLKIDQSFVRDLVTDAGDAAIVKAVIQLGQALQLSVIAEGVETEAQLAFLANAGCDEIQGYLFSRPVPAAEFAALLEKGSLAPA, from the coding sequence ATGCCCACCCAACCTACCGAGACCGGAGCGCGCCTCGCGCTAATCCGGATTCTGCCATGGGCCATTTTATGCCTCGGGCTGGCGCTGACCTACGTGCTGCAGGATGCCACTCGACACGCGGCCAGGCAGTCGCGGCAGGATGAGTTCAATTTCCGCGTCGATGAAATCGTCGGCAACATCAACAAGCGCATGCATAACTACGAACAGGTGCTGAGCGGCGCCGCCGGGCTGTTCGCCGCATCGCAACCAGTGGGGCGCGGCGAGTTTCGCGCATACGTCAGCGCCCTGAAACTGGCCGGCAAATATCCCGGCATTCAGGGCGTGGGGTTCGCCCTGCTGGTACCGCCCGGCGACAAAGGCCGCCACGTCGAACAAATCCGGCAGGAAGGCTTTCCCGGGTACAACATCCGCCCGGAGGGAGACCGCGACATCTATACCCCGATCGTTTTCCTCGAGCCGTTCGACTGGCGCAACCAGCGCGCCTTCGGCTACGACATGTTCGCCCAGCCAACACGCCGCGCCGCCATGGCACAAGCACGCGACGAAAGCAGCACCATCATTTCCGGCAAGGTGAAATTGCTGCAGGAAACCGAAAAAGACAGCCAACCCGGCTTCCTGATGTATGTGCCGGTCTATCGCAACCATGCGCCCATCGAAACGCCCGAACAGCGCCGTGCCAATCTGGTGGGTTGGGTTTATGCCCCCTTCCGCATGAACGACCTGATGAAAGGGATACTGGGCCAGCATTTCGGCGAGATCAAGCAGTCCTTCGACCTGGAAATCCACGATGGCGATGCGGCTGTCCCCGACAAATTGATGTATGACTCGGAAAAATCCGCCGACAAAGCCGCCGCGGCATTCAAAGTAACCAAAAGCATCAGCCTGTTCGGGCACGACTGGACGGTGACCGTCTATTCCATGCCGGCCTTCGATGCCCAGGTAAAAAGCGAAAAAGCATTGATCATCGCCCTTTCGGGCAGTGCTGGCAGCGTGTTGCTGGCGCTCGTGGTATGGCTGCTGGTGACAGCACGCGCAAGCGCGCTGGTCGTGGCGGAAGACATGACACGCGCGCTGCACCTCCTGAGCGACTGCAACATGACCCTGGTGCAGGCGGAAGACGAGCACAAACTGCTGGCTGAAATCTGCCGCCTGATCGTAGAACGCGGCGGCTATCTCATGGCCTGGGTTGGCTATGCGGAACAGGATGAAGCCAGGACCGTGCGCCCGATCGCGGAATTCGGCTTCGAAGACGGCTATCTCGACACCGTCGACATCACCTGGGCGGATAGCGAGCGAGGCCAGGGGCCGACCGGCACCTCGATCCGCAATGGACGCACCGAAATCAACCAGAACGTGCTCATCAACCCCAGGATGGCACCCTGGCGCGAAGCCGCGATCAAGCGCGGATACCAGTCCAGCATTTCGCTGCCGCTGGTAAACGAGGGAAAGGTTCTGGGTGCGCTTGCCATCTATGCGCGCGCGCCGCTCGCCTTCAACCCGGAAGAAGTCCGTCTCCTGGAGGAACTCGCCGGCGACCTCGCCTTCGGGATCGTCACGCTGCGCACCCGAACCGAACGGGCAGCCGCCGAGGCACGCGCGAGCTTTCTCGCCCATTATGATCCGCTCACCCACCTGCCCAACCACCTGTTGCTGCGCGACCGCTTCGCGCAGGCGCTGGCTATTTCCGAGCACGAGCAGTCTGGCCTGGCCCTGCTCTACCTCGACATGGACAATTTCCAGCAGGTCAACGACAGCCTCGGGCACGATGTCGGCGACCAATTGCTGGTCAAGGCGGTGGAACGGCTGCAGCACTGCCTGCGCGACACCGACACCATCAGCCGCCAGAGCGGGGATGAGTTCACCATTCTGCTCAGCAGCATCGGCGATTTCAGCGCGGTGGCGCGCATCGCCGGCAATATCCTCAACGCCTTTGCCGAGCCGATCAGTATCGGCGAGCATGTGCTGAACACCTCCTTCAGCATCGGCATCAGCCTGATGCCCAACGACGGGCTGGATTTCGATACCCTGCTCAAGAAGGCCGATACCGCGGTTTATCACGCCAAGGGCGCCGGGCGGAACACCTACCGCTTCTTTACCCGGAAGATGAACGAGGGTGCGCTGGAGCAAATCCGGCTGCAAGGGCAGCTGCATAGCGCGGTCAAAAACCAGGAGTTCCTGCTCCACTACCAGCCGCAGATCGACATCGGCAGCGGCCGCATCGTCGGCGCCGAAGCCTTGGTGCGCTGGCAGCACCCGCTCGACGGGCTGGTCTCTCCGGCACGTTTCATCCCGCTGGCGGAAGACAGCGGCCATATCATCCAGATCGGCGAATGGGTGCTGAACGAAGCCTGCCGCCAGGCGCGAGCCTGGCAGGATCTCGGCCTCGATCCGGTGGTGATGGCGGTCAACCTCTCGGCCCTGCAATTCAAGCGCGGCAACGTGCTGGAGATGACCAAGGCCGCGCTCCTGCGCTCAGGGCTGGCGCCGGCCCACCTCGAGCTGGAGCTGACCGAATCGATTCTGCTGCAGGACGTGGAGACCACTATGCAGACTCTGGACAGCCTGAAAGCATTGGGGGTGAGGCTGTCCATCGACGACTTCGGCACCGGATATTCCAGCCTGTCCTACCTCAAACGCCTGGCGGTGGACAAGCTCAAGATCGACCAGTCATTCGTGCGCGACCTGGTCACGGACGCGGGCGATGCGGCCATCGTTAAAGCTGTCATTCAACTGGGGCAGGCCCTGCAGCTTTCGGTCATCGCCGAAGGGGTGGAAACCGAAGCGCAGTTGGCTTTCCTGGCAAATGCAGGCTGTGACGAAATCCAGGGCTACCTGTTCAGCCGCCCGGTCCCCGCCGCGGAGTTTGCCGCCTTGCTCGAAAAAGGTTCGCTCGCCCCCGCCTGA
- a CDS encoding exodeoxyribonuclease III, with protein sequence MRIISVNLNGIRSAASKGFFDWLAGQDADVVCLQELKAQAADMRPEMLQPAGFHGCFHYAEKKGYSGVGIYSRREPDRVVEGLGIADIDAEGRYLQADFGNLSVISLYLPSGSSSEERQQVKFYFLERFLPHLRELKASGREIILCGDWNIAHKEIDLKNWKSNQKNSGFLPEERAWLTHVFDQVGWVDVYRRLQPEATGEAYTWWSNRGQAWAKNVGWRIDYQIATPGIAEKAAAASVYKAERFSDHAPLLIDYDWPS encoded by the coding sequence TTGCGCATTATATCTGTAAATCTAAATGGCATCCGCTCCGCCGCCAGCAAAGGGTTTTTCGACTGGCTGGCCGGGCAGGACGCCGACGTGGTGTGCCTGCAGGAACTCAAGGCCCAGGCTGCCGATATGCGCCCGGAAATGCTCCAGCCGGCGGGCTTCCACGGCTGTTTCCACTATGCCGAAAAGAAGGGCTACAGCGGGGTGGGCATCTACTCGCGGCGCGAACCCGACAGGGTGGTCGAAGGGCTGGGCATCGCCGATATCGATGCCGAGGGACGCTATCTTCAGGCGGATTTCGGCAATCTGTCGGTGATCTCGCTCTACCTGCCCTCCGGTTCCAGCTCGGAAGAGCGCCAGCAGGTGAAATTCTATTTCCTCGAACGCTTCCTGCCGCACCTGCGCGAACTCAAGGCGAGCGGGCGGGAAATCATCCTGTGCGGCGACTGGAACATCGCCCACAAGGAAATCGACCTCAAGAACTGGAAATCGAACCAGAAAAACTCCGGTTTCCTGCCCGAGGAACGCGCCTGGCTGACCCATGTTTTCGACCAGGTCGGCTGGGTCGACGTGTACCGTCGCCTGCAACCCGAGGCGACCGGCGAAGCCTACACCTGGTGGTCCAACCGCGGGCAGGCCTGGGCCAAAAACGTGGGCTGGCGCATCGACTACCAGATCGCCACGCCCGGTATCGCGGAGAAGGCCGCCGCCGCCAGCGTTTACAAGGCGGAACGTTTCTCCGACCACGCCCCGCTGCTAATCGATTACGACTGGCCGAGCTGA
- the pyrE gene encoding orotate phosphoribosyltransferase has translation MTDFRQEFIEFAIQRNVLCFGEFKTKAGRLSPYFFNAGLFNDGVALQKLGQFYAKAIVAAGVQFDMLFGPAYKGIPLVAAIAIALAEQGRNVPFCFNRKEAKDHGEGGSLIGAPLQGRVLIVDDVISAGTSVRESVELIRQHGAQPCGVAIAIDRMERGSGTLSAVQEVSQNYGMPVISISDLDSLIGYLQSHPGMAANGAAVAAYREQYGVK, from the coding sequence ATGACCGACTTTAGACAGGAATTCATCGAATTCGCGATTCAGCGCAACGTGTTGTGCTTCGGCGAATTCAAGACCAAGGCAGGGCGTCTTTCTCCCTACTTCTTCAACGCCGGCTTGTTCAACGACGGCGTGGCCCTGCAAAAACTCGGGCAATTTTACGCCAAAGCCATTGTCGCTGCCGGTGTTCAGTTCGACATGCTGTTCGGCCCGGCCTACAAGGGCATTCCTTTGGTGGCGGCGATCGCCATCGCGCTGGCCGAGCAGGGGCGCAACGTGCCTTTCTGCTTCAACCGCAAGGAAGCCAAGGACCACGGCGAAGGCGGCTCGCTGATCGGCGCACCGTTGCAGGGCCGGGTACTGATCGTCGACGACGTGATTTCCGCCGGAACCTCGGTGCGCGAATCGGTCGAGCTGATCCGTCAGCACGGCGCGCAACCCTGCGGCGTGGCGATCGCCATCGACCGCATGGAACGCGGCAGCGGAACGCTCTCGGCGGTGCAGGAAGTCAGCCAGAACTACGGCATGCCCGTTATCAGTATCAGCGACCTGGACAGCCTGATCGGCTATCTGCAAAGCCACCCCGGAATGGCCGCAAACGGTGCGGCAGTTGCCGCCTACCGCGAACAATATGGTGTTAAATAA
- a CDS encoding DUF4124 domain-containing protein, with protein sequence MKKLTLLIAATLCAGMAHAAPLKKCVDDKGRVYYGDAIPADVLDKCRSSSELSREGMEKKKTRYLTEEERKAREGEAAQQKLDEEKAKEQKRRDKALLDTYASEKEINLSRDRNLQAAQTQIDGSQMRAKSAQDRAAELRKQAEGFAKIKKPVPAYLNEELKRAENEFRTSSETVAKWREEYKDIQARFEEDKRRFRELKGYPPEQPAAAAPQAPVKTTK encoded by the coding sequence GTGAAAAAACTGACTCTTCTGATCGCCGCCACCCTCTGTGCCGGCATGGCCCATGCAGCGCCCCTGAAAAAATGCGTCGACGACAAGGGACGCGTCTACTACGGCGATGCCATCCCCGCCGACGTGCTGGACAAATGCCGCAGCAGCAGCGAGCTGTCGCGCGAGGGCATGGAGAAAAAGAAGACCCGCTATCTCACCGAGGAAGAACGCAAAGCCCGGGAAGGCGAGGCGGCGCAGCAGAAACTGGACGAGGAAAAAGCCAAGGAACAGAAGCGCCGTGACAAGGCTTTGCTGGACACCTACGCCAGCGAAAAGGAAATCAACCTGTCGCGCGACCGCAACCTGCAAGCCGCGCAGACCCAGATCGACGGCAGCCAGATGCGCGCCAAATCGGCGCAAGACCGCGCCGCAGAACTGCGCAAGCAGGCCGAAGGTTTCGCCAAAATCAAAAAGCCGGTTCCCGCCTACCTGAACGAGGAGCTCAAGCGCGCGGAAAATGAATTCAGGACTTCCAGCGAAACCGTGGCGAAATGGCGCGAGGAATATAAGGATATCCAGGCGCGCTTCGAAGAAGACAAGAGACGCTTCCGCGAGCTGAAAGGTTACCCGCCCGAACAACCGGCCGCAGCGGCGCCGCAGGCTCCGGTCAAAACCACAAAATAA
- the gatB gene encoding Asp-tRNA(Asn)/Glu-tRNA(Gln) amidotransferase subunit GatB has translation MQWEVVIGLETHAQLNTVTKIFSGAATAYGAEPNTQACAVDIALPGVLPVFNRAAAEKAVKFGLAVGARINRKSVFERKNYFYPDLPKGYQTTQLELPIVAEGGTLRIQMGDYEKDIRITRAHMEEDAGKSLHEDFHGMSGIDLNRAGTPLIEIVTEPDIRSAQEAVAYAKALHSLVRWIGICDGNMQEGSFRCDANVSVRPLGVETLGTRCEIKNLNSFKFMEKAIEFEVQRQIEIIEDGGRIVQETRLYDSERNETRSMRSKEEANDYRYFPDPDLLPLAVSDAYIEQVRTALPELPQAKRERFMSQFGLPAYDAGALTAARELADYFEATVAALGGDAKLVANWLMGDLSAALNKNDLDIGASPVSSTQLAGLLKRVQDSTISGKIAKEVFEAMWNGEGDADAIIEARGLKQISDSGAIEKIIDDIIAANPAQVAEYRSGKEKMFGFFVGQAMKASKGKANPAQLNDIMKKKLAG, from the coding sequence ATGCAATGGGAAGTCGTGATCGGGCTGGAAACGCACGCCCAACTCAACACCGTGACCAAGATTTTCTCCGGGGCGGCCACCGCTTATGGCGCCGAACCTAACACCCAGGCCTGCGCGGTGGATATCGCCCTGCCCGGCGTGTTGCCGGTATTCAATCGTGCGGCGGCGGAAAAGGCGGTCAAGTTCGGCCTGGCAGTCGGCGCGCGCATTAATCGCAAATCGGTGTTCGAGCGCAAAAACTACTTTTACCCGGATCTGCCCAAAGGCTACCAGACCACCCAGCTCGAGCTGCCCATCGTGGCCGAGGGCGGCACGCTGCGTATCCAGATGGGCGATTATGAGAAGGATATCCGCATTACCCGCGCCCACATGGAAGAAGACGCCGGAAAATCCCTGCACGAGGATTTCCACGGCATGAGCGGCATCGACCTCAACCGTGCCGGCACGCCGCTGATCGAGATCGTCACCGAGCCGGACATCCGCAGCGCGCAGGAGGCGGTGGCCTATGCCAAGGCGCTGCATTCGCTGGTGCGCTGGATCGGCATCTGCGACGGCAACATGCAGGAAGGCTCGTTCCGCTGCGATGCCAACGTCTCGGTGCGCCCGCTGGGGGTGGAGACGCTCGGCACGCGCTGCGAGATCAAGAACCTCAACTCGTTCAAGTTCATGGAAAAGGCGATCGAGTTCGAGGTGCAGCGCCAGATCGAGATCATCGAGGACGGCGGCAGGATCGTGCAGGAAACCCGGCTCTACGATTCGGAGCGCAACGAGACGCGTTCCATGCGCTCCAAGGAAGAGGCCAATGACTACCGCTATTTCCCCGACCCCGACCTGCTGCCGCTGGCGGTGAGCGACGCCTATATCGAGCAGGTGCGCACTGCGCTGCCCGAATTGCCCCAGGCCAAGCGCGAACGCTTCATGTCGCAATTCGGACTGCCGGCCTATGACGCCGGCGCGCTTACCGCTGCGCGCGAGCTGGCCGATTATTTCGAGGCCACGGTGGCGGCGTTGGGCGGAGATGCGAAACTCGTGGCCAACTGGCTGATGGGCGACCTGTCCGCCGCGCTCAACAAAAACGACCTCGACATCGGCGCCAGCCCGGTTTCCAGCACCCAGCTTGCCGGCCTGCTCAAGCGCGTCCAGGACAGCACTATTTCCGGCAAGATCGCCAAGGAAGTCTTCGAGGCGATGTGGAACGGCGAGGGTGACGCCGACGCGATCATCGAAGCCAGGGGTCTGAAGCAGATTTCCGATAGCGGCGCGATCGAAAAAATCATCGACGACATCATCGCCGCCAACCCGGCGCAGGTGGCCGAATACCGCAGCGGCAAGGAAAAGATGTTCGGCTTCTTCGTCGGTCAGGCGATGAAAGCCAGCAAGGGCAAGGCCAACCCGGCTCAGCTCAACGACATCATGAAGAAGAAGCTGGCCGGCTGA
- the gatA gene encoding Asp-tRNA(Asn)/Glu-tRNA(Gln) amidotransferase subunit GatA has protein sequence MLNASLKELSSLLAEKKISSVELTQTFLQRIDALNPTLNAFITLDAEKSLAQARAADALIAAGNATPLCGIPIAQKDIFCAQGWLSTCGSKMLSNFVSPYNAHVIEQFDRAGAVNLGKTNMDEFAMGSSNETSFFGQVKNPWNVSVVPGGSSGGSAAAVAARLAPAATGTDTGGSIRQPAALTGITGIKPTYGTVSRYGMIAFASSLDQGGPMAKSAEDCALLLNVMAGFDSRDSTSLERDKEDYARDLNRPLKGLRIGLPREYFAEGLSADVARAVEAALAEYRRLGAETVEISLPNTRLSIPVYYVLAPAEASSNLARYDGVRYGYRAPEYGDLADMYQKTRAQGFGTEVKRRIMIGTYVLSAGYYDAYYIKAQKLRRLIAQDFEQAFRQCDVIMGPTAPTTAFKLGEKSDDPVSMYLSDIYTIAVNLAGLPGMSVPCGFGDNGLPVGLQIVGNYFAEAKMLNVAHQYQLATDWHVRLPPLCE, from the coding sequence ATGTTAAACGCCAGTCTCAAGGAACTCTCCAGCCTGCTGGCGGAGAAAAAAATCTCCAGCGTCGAGCTGACGCAGACTTTCCTGCAGCGTATCGACGCGCTCAACCCCACGCTCAACGCCTTCATCACCCTGGATGCGGAAAAAAGCCTGGCTCAGGCCCGTGCCGCGGACGCGTTGATCGCGGCCGGAAATGCCACGCCGCTCTGCGGCATTCCCATCGCCCAGAAAGACATATTTTGTGCCCAGGGCTGGCTTTCCACCTGCGGCTCGAAAATGCTGTCCAATTTCGTGTCACCTTACAACGCGCACGTGATCGAACAGTTCGACCGCGCCGGCGCGGTGAATCTGGGCAAGACCAACATGGACGAGTTCGCCATGGGGTCAAGCAACGAAACCTCGTTCTTCGGCCAGGTGAAAAATCCCTGGAATGTGAGCGTCGTCCCCGGCGGCAGCTCCGGCGGTTCCGCCGCAGCCGTGGCGGCCCGCCTGGCGCCGGCCGCGACCGGCACCGACACCGGCGGCTCGATCCGCCAGCCCGCAGCGCTGACCGGCATCACCGGCATCAAGCCGACTTACGGCACGGTGTCGCGCTACGGCATGATCGCCTTCGCCTCGTCGCTCGACCAGGGCGGCCCGATGGCGAAAAGTGCCGAGGATTGCGCCCTGTTGCTCAATGTCATGGCCGGCTTCGACAGCCGCGATTCCACCAGCCTGGAGCGCGACAAGGAGGATTACGCGCGCGACCTGAATCGGCCACTCAAGGGTCTGAGAATCGGCCTGCCCCGGGAATACTTCGCCGAAGGTCTGTCCGCCGACGTGGCCCGGGCGGTGGAAGCCGCGCTCGCCGAATATCGCCGGCTCGGTGCGGAAACCGTCGAAATCAGCCTGCCCAACACGCGCCTCTCCATCCCGGTGTACTACGTGCTGGCACCGGCGGAGGCCAGTTCCAACCTGGCCCGTTACGACGGCGTGCGCTACGGCTACCGCGCCCCGGAATACGGCGACCTTGCGGACATGTACCAGAAAACACGCGCTCAGGGCTTCGGCACGGAAGTGAAGCGGCGCATCATGATCGGCACTTACGTGCTGTCCGCCGGCTACTACGACGCCTATTACATCAAGGCGCAAAAATTGCGCCGCCTGATCGCCCAGGATTTCGAACAGGCGTTCAGGCAATGCGACGTGATCATGGGCCCGACCGCGCCGACCACCGCCTTCAAGCTGGGCGAAAAGAGCGATGACCCGGTCTCGATGTATTTGTCCGACATCTACACCATCGCGGTCAACCTGGCCGGCCTGCCGGGCATGTCCGTGCCCTGCGGATTCGGTGACAACGGCCTGCCGGTTGGCTTGCAGATCGTCGGCAACTACTTCGCCGAGGCGAAAATGCTGAACGTGGCGCACCAGTACCAGCTGGCGACGGATTGGCATGTGCGGCTGCCGCCGCTGTGTGAATAG
- the gatC gene encoding Asp-tRNA(Asn)/Glu-tRNA(Gln) amidotransferase subunit GatC, with product MSLTLDDVKRIAHLARIEVGESEAQGYLTQLSSILGLVEEMQAVNTDGIEPMAHAQDVVLRLREDVVSEANRREAYQAVAPQVEAGLYLVPKVIE from the coding sequence ATGTCATTGACGCTGGACGATGTAAAACGCATCGCTCATCTGGCCCGCATCGAGGTGGGCGAGAGCGAGGCGCAAGGCTATCTCACGCAGCTTTCCAGCATTCTGGGGCTGGTGGAGGAAATGCAGGCGGTGAATACGGACGGCATCGAACCGATGGCGCACGCTCAGGACGTGGTGCTGCGCCTGCGCGAGGATGTCGTGAGCGAAGCCAACCGCCGCGAGGCCTACCAGGCCGTGGCGCCGCAGGTCGAAGCGGGCCTGTATCTTGTTCCCAAGGTTATTGAATAA
- a CDS encoding rod shape-determining protein translates to MFGFLRGYFSTDLAIDLGTANTLIYVRGKGIVLDEPSVVAIRQEGGPSGKKTIQAVGAEAKLMIGRTPGSITAIRPMKDGVIADFTITEQMLKYFIKKIHDSRMLSPSPRIIICVPCGSTQVERRAIRESAIGAGARQVYLIEEPMAAAIGADLPVAEATGSMVVDIGGGTTEVGVISLGGVVYASSVRVGGDKFDEAIINYIRRNYGMLIGDATAEMIKKKIGSAFPASEVLEMEVKGRNLAEGIPRSFTISSNEVLEALTDPLNAIVSAVKQALEQTPPELGADIAEKGMVLTGGGALLRDLDRLLMEETGLPVVVAEDPLTCVVRGSGRALEEMDKLGTVFTND, encoded by the coding sequence ATGTTTGGATTCCTACGCGGCTATTTTTCTACTGATCTGGCAATTGACTTGGGTACCGCCAATACCCTGATTTACGTGCGCGGCAAAGGCATCGTGCTGGACGAGCCGTCCGTGGTGGCGATCCGCCAGGAAGGCGGTCCCTCCGGCAAGAAAACCATCCAGGCGGTCGGCGCCGAAGCCAAGCTGATGATCGGGCGCACGCCCGGTTCCATCACCGCCATCCGCCCGATGAAGGACGGCGTGATCGCCGACTTCACCATCACCGAGCAGATGCTCAAGTATTTCATCAAGAAAATCCACGACTCGCGCATGCTCTCGCCCAGCCCGCGCATCATCATCTGCGTGCCTTGCGGATCCACCCAGGTGGAACGACGCGCCATCCGCGAATCCGCGATCGGCGCCGGCGCCCGGCAGGTGTACCTGATCGAGGAACCGATGGCGGCAGCGATCGGCGCCGACCTGCCCGTGGCAGAGGCCACCGGCTCGATGGTCGTGGACATCGGCGGCGGCACCACCGAAGTGGGCGTGATTTCCCTCGGCGGCGTGGTGTATGCCTCCTCCGTGCGCGTCGGCGGCGACAAGTTCGACGAAGCCATCATCAACTACATCCGCCGCAATTACGGCATGCTGATCGGCGACGCCACCGCGGAAATGATCAAGAAAAAGATCGGTTCCGCATTCCCGGCATCCGAAGTGCTCGAGATGGAAGTCAAGGGACGCAATCTGGCCGAGGGCATCCCGCGCAGCTTCACCATTTCCAGCAACGAAGTACTGGAAGCCCTGACCGACCCGCTCAACGCCATCGTCAGCGCAGTCAAACAGGCGCTTGAACAAACGCCGCCCGAACTGGGCGCGGACATCGCCGAGAAGGGCATGGTCCTCACCGGCGGCGGCGCGCTGCTGCGCGATCTCGACCGCCTGCTGATGGAAGAAACCGGCCTGCCGGTAGTGGTCGCGGAAGATCCGCTCACCTGCGTAGTGCGCGGTTCCGGTCGGGCGCTGGAAGAAATGGACAAGCTCGGCACCGTATTCACGAATGACTAA
- the mreC gene encoding rod shape-determining protein MreC: MDHEPFFKRGPSPLARLAFFGLLSIILMAVDARFNQLEPLRQGVGLALHPLQQIANSPLALSRRASDFFVTQSQLAGENDRLKQQQLMTAVQVQRNQALQAENTYLRRLLASREKFDDSAIAVEIMSDGRDPFSRKIIVDKGSSSHVLPGQAVIDDIGLVGQVTRVQVLSSEITLITDKGQAVPVEVLRNGLHAIAFGHGQDNTLELAFMATNTDIQNGDKLVTSGIDGTYPRGVPVAVVTQIERNAGYPFAKITCTPSAGVDRYRNLLVVSATPPKAKPAASKEHQ, translated from the coding sequence ATGGATCACGAGCCATTTTTCAAGCGCGGCCCCAGCCCTTTAGCAAGGCTGGCGTTTTTCGGCCTGCTTTCCATTATTCTGATGGCTGTCGACGCGCGCTTCAATCAACTCGAGCCGTTGCGCCAGGGCGTGGGACTGGCTCTGCACCCCTTGCAGCAGATCGCCAACAGCCCGCTCGCCCTGTCGCGCCGTGCGAGCGACTTTTTCGTCACTCAGAGCCAGCTCGCGGGCGAAAACGACCGCCTCAAACAGCAACAGCTCATGACCGCCGTCCAGGTCCAGCGCAACCAGGCGCTCCAGGCCGAAAATACCTACCTGCGACGCTTGCTTGCCAGCAGGGAAAAATTCGACGACAGCGCGATTGCTGTCGAGATCATGAGCGACGGACGCGACCCGTTCAGCCGCAAAATCATCGTGGACAAAGGCAGCAGCAGCCACGTCCTTCCCGGCCAGGCGGTCATCGACGATATCGGGTTGGTGGGCCAGGTAACACGGGTACAGGTATTGAGCAGCGAAATCACCCTGATTACCGACAAGGGACAGGCGGTTCCGGTAGAAGTGCTGCGCAACGGCCTGCACGCCATTGCCTTCGGCCATGGCCAGGACAACACCCTGGAACTGGCTTTCATGGCCACCAATACCGACATCCAGAACGGTGACAAGCTGGTGACTTCCGGCATAGACGGCACTTATCCGCGCGGCGTGCCGGTTGCTGTCGTGACCCAGATCGAGCGCAACGCCGGCTACCCGTTCGCCAAAATCACCTGTACGCCGAGCGCCGGCGTCGATCGTTATCGTAACCTGCTGGTCGTGTCGGCCACGCCACCAAAGGCGAAGCCGGCAGCGAGCAAGGAACACCAATGA
- the mreD gene encoding rod shape-determining protein MreD has protein sequence MNVSAPALTRPVSVQFMATSLFAAVMLNLLPWQGVVLLARPDFVLLVLLYWVIHQPLRIGMAAAWGLGLVMDVADGALLGQYALSYTVAIFLALILHRRIQAFGLWQQALHVSVLLLTSQLLTLLVHLVNGASFIGWGYFLATISGTLLWPALGLLIPLALKHKTLPE, from the coding sequence ATGAACGTCTCCGCACCCGCCCTGACCCGGCCCGTCAGCGTGCAGTTCATGGCCACCAGCCTGTTTGCCGCTGTGATGCTGAACCTGCTGCCGTGGCAAGGGGTCGTGCTGCTGGCGCGCCCGGATTTCGTGCTGCTGGTGCTGCTTTACTGGGTGATCCACCAGCCGCTGCGTATCGGCATGGCTGCAGCATGGGGGCTGGGACTTGTCATGGATGTCGCCGACGGCGCCCTGCTCGGTCAGTATGCATTGTCCTACACCGTCGCCATCTTTCTTGCCCTGATCCTGCACCGGCGCATCCAGGCTTTCGGTCTGTGGCAACAGGCCCTGCATGTCAGCGTGCTGCTGCTGACAAGCCAGCTGCTGACCCTGTTGGTGCATCTGGTGAACGGGGCAAGTTTCATCGGCTGGGGGTATTTCCTCGCCACGATCAGCGGTACGCTGCTGTGGCCCGCATTGGGGCTGCTCATTCCACTCGCACTGAAGCACAAAACCCTGCCCGAATAA